A genomic stretch from Chloroflexota bacterium includes:
- the infC gene encoding translation initiation factor IF-3, whose translation MNQQIRVREVRLIGDAGEQIGVIPTLEAINMAREQGLDLVEVSPNAVPPVCRLLDYGRFRYSQTKREREARKTQKTNVVREVRFRPRIATHDRASKIRRIQELLGDGNKVKVSVLFRGREISHPELGVTLLRGVAEQLKDEAKLEAPPLMEGRRLNIVLVPGAAPAPKAAKAVVAEEKPVGQ comes from the coding sequence ATTAACCAACAAATACGAGTCCGGGAAGTCCGGCTGATTGGGGACGCCGGTGAGCAGATCGGTGTCATCCCAACGCTCGAGGCCATTAACATGGCGCGCGAGCAGGGCCTGGACCTGGTGGAGGTGTCGCCCAACGCGGTCCCTCCCGTCTGCCGCCTCCTCGATTACGGTCGGTTCCGCTACTCGCAGACCAAGCGGGAGCGGGAGGCGCGAAAGACCCAGAAGACCAACGTCGTCCGGGAAGTGCGCTTCCGGCCCCGCATTGCCACGCATGACCGGGCCTCGAAGATCCGCCGCATTCAGGAACTCCTGGGTGACGGCAACAAGGTAAAGGTCAGCGTCCTCTTCCGCGGTCGGGAGATCTCCCACCCGGAGCTTGGCGTGACCCTCCTGCGGGGCGTCGCGGAACAGTTGAAGGATGAGGCAAAGCTTGAGGCCCCTCCCCTGATGGAAGGGCGGCGATTGAACATCGTGCTGGTGCCCGGTGCGGCGCCGGCGCCGAAGGCCGCTAAGGCGGTCGTGGCGGAGGAGAAGCCCGTTGGCCAGTAA
- the ctaD gene encoding cytochrome c oxidase subunit I, with protein MATAVGAFGGADHAASKSGVWSWITTVDHKRIGILYGVTAVTFFLIGGFEALLIRLQLAEAESTLIAAGLFNQLFTMHALTMIFLAIMPLGAAFFNFIVPLQIGARDVAFPRLNALSYWLFLFGALLLNSSFIFGGAPDVGWFAYANLTALEYSPSSAVDFFALGMLVLGVSSLAAALNFIITILNMRAPGMTLMRMPVFTWMTLVVSFLLVFALPILTVGLVQLLFWREFGMPFFSAEAGADPLLWQHIFWLFGHPEVYILILPAMGIVSEILPTYSRKPLFGYSTVVFAGVAIGFMGFAVWAHHMFTVGLGSIALAAFSASTMLIAVPTGIKIFNWIATLWGGSIQFTTAMLFALGFVALFVIGGLSGVMHASPPVDTQQQDTYFVVAHPHYVLFGGSIMGLFGGIYYWFPKMTGRLLSEGWGKLHFWLMFIGMNVTFGPMHLVGIDGMPRRINTYDESMGWELLNQIETVGAFIIALSVVVFLVNFFKSVKSGEPAGDDPWDGRTLEWSIASPPPEYNFARIPVVHSNEPLWDQKHPELKHDAPPVIAGGADEGAEESIHMPNPSYWPIVVAFGTALAAGLVIVNPWLASIGAVIGVLGIYGWVFEPAGPEHH; from the coding sequence ATGGCAACGGCAGTAGGCGCATTTGGTGGAGCGGACCACGCCGCTTCCAAGAGCGGCGTGTGGAGCTGGATCACCACCGTCGACCACAAGCGCATCGGCATCCTGTACGGGGTGACGGCCGTCACTTTCTTCCTTATTGGTGGCTTCGAGGCGCTGCTGATTCGACTGCAACTGGCGGAGGCGGAGAGCACGCTCATTGCCGCCGGGCTGTTCAACCAACTGTTCACGATGCACGCGCTGACGATGATCTTCCTGGCGATCATGCCGTTGGGAGCGGCTTTCTTCAACTTCATCGTGCCGCTGCAAATCGGCGCGCGGGACGTCGCGTTCCCGCGGTTGAACGCGCTGAGCTACTGGCTGTTCCTGTTCGGCGCGCTCCTGTTGAACTCGAGCTTCATCTTCGGCGGGGCGCCGGACGTGGGGTGGTTCGCGTACGCCAACCTGACGGCGTTGGAGTACTCGCCGAGCAGCGCGGTCGACTTCTTCGCGCTCGGCATGCTGGTGCTGGGTGTGTCCTCGCTGGCCGCGGCGCTGAACTTCATCATCACCATCCTCAACATGCGGGCGCCGGGCATGACGCTGATGCGGATGCCGGTGTTCACGTGGATGACGCTGGTGGTGTCCTTCCTGCTGGTGTTCGCGCTGCCCATCCTGACGGTGGGACTTGTGCAACTGCTGTTCTGGCGGGAGTTCGGCATGCCGTTCTTCTCGGCGGAAGCGGGGGCGGACCCGCTGCTGTGGCAGCACATCTTCTGGCTCTTCGGCCACCCCGAGGTGTACATCCTGATCCTGCCGGCGATGGGCATTGTCTCGGAGATCCTGCCGACGTACTCGCGAAAGCCGCTGTTCGGGTACTCGACGGTGGTGTTTGCGGGCGTGGCCATCGGCTTCATGGGCTTCGCGGTGTGGGCGCACCACATGTTCACGGTGGGGCTGGGCTCGATCGCGCTGGCGGCGTTCTCAGCGAGTACGATGCTGATCGCGGTGCCGACGGGCATCAAGATCTTCAATTGGATCGCCACGCTGTGGGGCGGGTCGATACAGTTCACTACGGCGATGTTGTTTGCGCTGGGGTTCGTGGCGCTGTTCGTCATCGGCGGACTGAGCGGGGTGATGCACGCCTCACCGCCGGTCGACACGCAGCAGCAGGACACGTACTTCGTGGTGGCGCACCCGCACTACGTGCTGTTCGGCGGGAGCATCATGGGGCTGTTCGGCGGCATCTACTACTGGTTCCCGAAGATGACGGGCCGGCTGCTGAGCGAGGGCTGGGGCAAGCTGCACTTCTGGCTGATGTTCATCGGCATGAACGTGACGTTCGGGCCGATGCACCTGGTGGGCATCGACGGGATGCCGCGGCGCATCAACACGTACGACGAGAGCATGGGCTGGGAGCTCCTGAACCAGATCGAGACGGTGGGGGCCTTCATCATCGCGCTGAGCGTGGTGGTGTTCCTGGTGAACTTCTTCAAGAGCGTCAAGAGCGGCGAGCCTGCAGGGGACGACCCGTGGGACGGCCGCACGCTGGAGTGGTCAATCGCCTCGCCGCCTCCGGAGTACAACTTCGCGCGGATACCGGTGGTGCACAGCAACGAGCCGCTCTGGGACCAGAAGCACCCGGAGCTGAAGCACGACGCGCCGCCGGTCATCGCGGGAGGCGCGGATGAAGGGGCGGAAGAGTCCATTCACATGCCGAACCCGTCCTACTGGCCGATCGTCGTGGCATTCGGGACGGCGCTGGCGGCGGGGCTGGTGATCGTCAACCCGTGGCTGGCGTCCATCGGCGCAGTCATCGGCGTGCTGGGCATCTACGGATGGGTCTTCGAGCCGGCAGGGCCCGAGCACCACTAG
- a CDS encoding cytochrome C oxidase subunit IV family protein: MAEQEQHGAVPHESAHPSPAKYILIATYLTLITIFEVLIYYVDALQDYFLWIFLVLSAVKFYYVAMFYMHLKFDAGIFKVLFTFGLVLATFLMILLLLLFSIII; the protein is encoded by the coding sequence ATGGCAGAGCAAGAGCAACACGGAGCGGTCCCGCACGAGAGCGCGCACCCGTCTCCGGCGAAATACATCCTCATAGCGACGTACCTGACGCTCATCACCATCTTCGAGGTGCTGATCTACTACGTCGATGCGCTCCAGGACTACTTCCTCTGGATCTTCCTTGTGTTATCAGCGGTCAAGTTCTACTACGTGGCCATGTTCTATATGCACCTCAAGTTCGACGCCGGGATCTTCAAAGTCCTATTCACCTTTGGACTGGTGCTGGCAACGTTTCTGATGATTCTGTTGCTGCTACTCTTCAGCATCATCATTTAG
- the coxB gene encoding cytochrome c oxidase subunit II — protein MANRKHIRPKSLLVLLALVVLPILAACGTVDSAQTTINPQSDVAREIQGTYAFIFWVSVVVFVVVEGALVYAVFRYRRRPNSGMPKQTEGNMVLEVTWTIIPALILIAIAVPTWITIFRTDDIPAGSYIINVTGHQWWWEVEYPDVGLVTANEIRVPSDRTIGFNLETEDVLHSFWVPALFGKIDLVPGRTNTVWFTPDAETEGQMFLGQCVEFCGLSHANMRMRIFVDSPDDFAAWTAGLQSPAPEPSGVAATGHELFSTKGCTVCHSINGAYDAAGLFPAPNLTGFGSRVTLAGAIMENNATNLTAWLDNPEEIKPGNIMYKEAEAYKNPDLALTDADIGALVAYLQTLQ, from the coding sequence GCGAACCGAAAACACATCCGCCCTAAGTCCCTGCTCGTACTCCTCGCCCTAGTAGTTTTACCCATCCTCGCAGCCTGCGGCACCGTCGACTCGGCGCAGACCACCATTAACCCGCAGTCGGACGTCGCACGGGAGATTCAGGGCACGTACGCGTTCATCTTCTGGGTGTCGGTTGTGGTGTTCGTCGTTGTCGAGGGCGCGCTGGTGTACGCGGTGTTCCGCTACCGCCGCCGCCCGAACTCCGGCATGCCGAAGCAGACCGAGGGCAACATGGTCCTCGAAGTCACCTGGACCATCATTCCCGCGCTGATTTTGATCGCCATCGCCGTGCCGACGTGGATCACGATTTTCCGGACGGACGACATCCCGGCGGGGTCGTACATCATCAACGTCACGGGCCACCAGTGGTGGTGGGAAGTCGAGTACCCGGACGTCGGCCTGGTGACCGCCAACGAGATCCGCGTGCCGTCCGACCGCACCATCGGCTTCAACCTGGAGACGGAGGACGTGCTGCACAGCTTCTGGGTGCCGGCGCTGTTCGGCAAGATTGACCTTGTGCCGGGCAGGACGAACACGGTGTGGTTCACGCCGGACGCGGAGACCGAGGGGCAGATGTTCCTGGGGCAGTGCGTGGAGTTCTGCGGACTCTCGCACGCAAACATGCGCATGCGCATCTTCGTCGACAGCCCTGATGACTTCGCCGCGTGGACCGCGGGGCTGCAGTCGCCAGCGCCGGAGCCATCGGGCGTGGCGGCGACGGGGCACGAGCTGTTCTCGACCAAGGGCTGCACGGTATGCCACAGCATCAACGGGGCATACGACGCGGCGGGGCTGTTCCCGGCGCCCAACCTGACGGGCTTCGGTTCGCGGGTGACCCTGGCCGGGGCGATAATGGAGAACAACGCCACGAACCTGACGGCGTGGCTGGACAACCCGGAAGAGATCAAGCCCGGCAACATCATGTACAAGGAAGCCGAGGCTTACAAGAACCCGGACCTGGCACTGACGGATGCGGACATCGGCGCGCTGGTGGCGTATCTTCAGACATTGCAGTAG
- a CDS encoding 50S ribosomal protein L35: protein MASKQPKKYKLKTHKASASRIHVTAGGRMFHLHGQRSHLRRKKNQSLKQGYDQKEPVAMGTVKRLRKLLPYS, encoded by the coding sequence TTGGCCAGTAAGCAGCCCAAGAAGTACAAGCTCAAGACCCACAAGGCGTCGGCCTCCCGCATCCACGTGACCGCGGGCGGGCGGATGTTCCACCTCCACGGCCAGCGGAGCCACCTCCGGCGCAAGAAGAACCAGTCGCTCAAGCAGGGCTACGACCAGAAGGAACCCGTCGCGATGGGTACGGTCAAGCGTCTCCGCAAGCTCCTCCCCTACTCCTAG
- a CDS encoding cytochrome c oxidase subunit 3: protein MTTNTTAHESHLATTTGLDHRKLLMWLFLASECLFFGALIATFLLYKDASVVGPKPHEILNIPVTSTSTFVLLTSSLAMVLALAAVQRSDVVSARFWIFATAFLGATFLGFQVYEFYEFVIHGLTPKTNVFGASFFTLTGFHGAHVTVGVIWLMSLFFYSFKHGLPAEKSLDVELMGLYWHFVDIVWVVIFTVVYLIGSLEPPAT from the coding sequence GTGACAACAAACACCACGGCACACGAGAGTCACCTGGCCACCACGACGGGGCTTGACCATCGCAAGCTCCTGATGTGGCTGTTCCTGGCGTCTGAGTGTCTCTTCTTCGGCGCGCTCATCGCGACGTTCCTGCTGTACAAGGACGCGAGCGTGGTGGGGCCAAAGCCGCACGAGATCCTGAACATCCCGGTGACGAGCACGAGCACGTTCGTGCTGCTGACGAGCTCGCTGGCGATGGTGCTGGCGCTCGCGGCGGTGCAGCGCAGCGACGTGGTGTCGGCGCGGTTCTGGATCTTCGCGACGGCGTTCCTGGGCGCGACGTTCCTGGGGTTCCAGGTGTACGAGTTCTACGAGTTCGTGATCCACGGGCTCACGCCCAAGACCAACGTCTTTGGGGCGAGCTTCTTCACGCTGACGGGCTTCCACGGCGCGCACGTGACCGTCGGGGTCATCTGGCTGATGTCGCTCTTCTTCTACTCATTCAAGCACGGACTGCCGGCGGAGAAGAGCCTGGACGTCGAGTTGATGGGTCTGTACTGGCACTTTGTGGACATAGTCTGGGTGGTCATCTTCACGGTGGTATACCTGATTGGCAGCCTAGAACCGCCGGCCACATAG
- a CDS encoding DUF3800 domain-containing protein, producing MSNTLYLFLDESGDLGFGPKASRFFALTSVAMYRPFQGGAALDDLRYDLLEKGVALEQFHCANDNRHVRSQVFEVIAENLGNWQIDTCVIEKRKTHPSLHQHSSFYTAMFAAFLNSVSWPDMVRDAHEVIIITDALPVRGKRNAVQKALQGVMAHTMPNTIKYNLLHHQSSSHYGLQIADYCGWAVFRKFEYGDPEAHNKLRHAVNSETLIP from the coding sequence GTGAGTAATACCCTCTACTTATTCCTTGACGAATCAGGTGACTTGGGCTTTGGCCCAAAGGCCTCCCGATTCTTCGCCTTAACTAGCGTTGCAATGTACAGGCCGTTCCAAGGTGGCGCTGCACTGGATGACCTCAGATACGATCTTCTTGAGAAGGGTGTGGCTCTGGAGCAATTCCACTGTGCCAACGACAATAGGCACGTCCGCTCACAGGTGTTCGAGGTCATAGCCGAGAACCTGGGGAACTGGCAGATTGACACCTGTGTCATTGAGAAGCGCAAGACGCACCCTTCGCTGCACCAACACTCCTCTTTCTACACTGCCATGTTTGCTGCCTTCCTTAATTCAGTCTCGTGGCCGGACATGGTGCGGGATGCCCACGAGGTGATCATCATCACAGATGCACTGCCAGTACGGGGCAAGCGCAACGCAGTCCAGAAGGCCCTGCAAGGAGTAATGGCACATACCATGCCCAACACCATCAAGTACAACCTGCTGCACCACCAATCAAGCTCTCACTACGGGTTGCAGATTGCGGACTATTGTGGATGGGCGGTTTTTCGGAAGTTTGAGTATGGTGACCCAGAGGCGCACAACAAATTGCGCCATGCTGTCAACAGCGAGACTCTCATTCCATGA
- the rplT gene encoding 50S ribosomal protein L20 has protein sequence MARVSNSVPKKRRHKKVLAMAKGHYSVRHRHYRRAKESVMHALAYSYAHRRERKGDFRKLWILRIGAAARGHGISYSRLIHGINAAGIALDRKVLADMAVRQPEGFAAVVEQAKSALPANA, from the coding sequence ATGGCAAGGGTTAGCAACAGCGTCCCCAAGAAGCGCCGGCACAAGAAGGTCTTGGCGATGGCCAAGGGCCACTACAGCGTGCGGCACCGCCACTACCGGCGCGCCAAGGAATCCGTCATGCACGCCCTCGCCTACTCCTACGCCCACCGGCGCGAGCGCAAGGGCGACTTCCGTAAGCTCTGGATCCTCCGCATCGGCGCGGCCGCCCGGGGCCACGGCATCAGCTACAGCCGTCTCATCCACGGCATCAACGCCGCCGGCATCGCCCTAGACCGCAAGGTCCTCGCAGACATGGCCGTCCGCCAACCCGAGGGCTTTGCCGCCGTAGTGGAGCAAGCCAAGTCCGCACTGCCTGCCAACGCCTAG
- a CDS encoding heme o synthase, translating into MNASSFVSLRVLLAVTVAVTFGLITLGGLVRATESGLGCPDWPLCHGQIIPPFEYHVLIEYSHRLVASVVGVLVAACAMLVWTRHRESTGLKRLMAVAVVALAVQVVLGGITVLTELPAPIVTLHLFAAETLFAMLIVALLIARPATAEGPRGQRDPYFKTVITMATVSMVILLSGTYIVGSGASTICPSWPLCTSDWLPNFGLQWEHMAHRAIAGLGGVYIIVAALQARRLKGRSRALAGMGIGAAALVVAQVLAGAANPWFQFAAAARVVHLSLASALWGHLIAMAVVAARMPPEEGAAASPTSDGGASSAATEAPGGTLRTVIGDYVALTKPRVMSLLLVTAFGGMVLAAEGLPGAGLIATVILGGALASGGASALNHWLDRDIDRKMGRTASRPVASERGSGRQALVFGLALNVLAFALLLWGANLLAASLAMAGSVFYVLVYTKWLKRTTTQNIVIGGAAGAVPPLVGWAAVTGGLTLPAFYLFAIIFFWTPPHFWALALLIRRDYAEAGVPMLPVVAGEESTRRHILLYTLALTMLTILLYLATDSLGLVYLVSASVLGLGFIGYALRLFRQTGPRAAAPIYRYSLLYLALLFAVIMGDGAL; encoded by the coding sequence GTGAACGCTTCATCCTTCGTCAGTTTGCGAGTCCTCCTCGCCGTCACAGTTGCGGTGACGTTTGGCCTCATCACGCTGGGCGGCCTGGTCCGCGCGACGGAGTCGGGACTCGGCTGCCCCGACTGGCCGCTCTGCCACGGACAGATCATCCCCCCGTTCGAGTACCACGTCCTGATCGAATACTCCCACCGGCTTGTTGCGAGCGTCGTCGGCGTGCTGGTGGCGGCGTGCGCCATGCTGGTGTGGACGCGGCACCGCGAGTCGACGGGGCTGAAGCGGCTCATGGCCGTCGCCGTTGTGGCGCTGGCGGTGCAGGTGGTGCTGGGCGGCATCACGGTGCTGACGGAGCTGCCGGCGCCGATAGTCACGCTGCACCTGTTCGCCGCCGAGACGCTGTTCGCGATGCTGATCGTGGCGTTGCTGATTGCGCGCCCGGCGACGGCGGAGGGGCCGCGCGGGCAGCGGGACCCGTACTTCAAGACGGTCATCACAATGGCGACGGTGTCGATGGTCATCCTGCTGTCGGGCACCTACATCGTGGGGAGCGGCGCGAGCACGATCTGCCCCTCGTGGCCGCTGTGCACGAGCGACTGGCTGCCCAACTTCGGGCTGCAGTGGGAGCACATGGCGCACCGGGCCATCGCGGGCCTGGGCGGGGTGTACATCATCGTGGCGGCGCTGCAGGCGAGACGGCTCAAGGGGCGGTCGCGGGCTCTGGCGGGCATGGGCATAGGCGCGGCGGCGCTGGTTGTCGCGCAGGTGCTGGCGGGGGCGGCCAACCCGTGGTTCCAATTCGCGGCGGCGGCGCGGGTGGTCCACCTGAGCCTGGCGTCGGCGCTGTGGGGGCACCTGATCGCGATGGCTGTCGTGGCGGCGCGGATGCCGCCGGAGGAGGGCGCCGCGGCTTCGCCGACAAGTGATGGCGGGGCGAGTTCCGCGGCCACAGAGGCTCCGGGCGGTACGCTTCGCACGGTCATCGGCGACTACGTGGCGCTGACAAAGCCGCGCGTGATGTCGTTGCTGCTGGTGACGGCGTTCGGCGGCATGGTGCTGGCGGCGGAGGGTCTGCCGGGGGCGGGGCTCATCGCGACGGTAATCCTCGGGGGCGCGCTGGCGTCCGGGGGGGCGAGCGCGCTCAACCACTGGCTCGACAGGGACATCGATCGAAAGATGGGACGAACAGCGTCGCGGCCGGTCGCGAGCGAGCGGGGGTCGGGACGGCAGGCGCTGGTGTTCGGGCTCGCGCTGAACGTGCTGGCGTTCGCGCTGCTGTTGTGGGGCGCGAACCTGCTGGCGGCGTCGCTGGCCATGGCGGGGTCCGTCTTCTACGTGCTGGTCTATACCAAGTGGCTCAAGCGGACGACGACGCAGAACATCGTCATCGGCGGAGCGGCGGGGGCGGTGCCGCCGCTGGTGGGCTGGGCCGCGGTGACGGGCGGGCTGACGCTGCCTGCGTTCTACCTGTTCGCCATCATCTTCTTCTGGACGCCGCCGCACTTCTGGGCGCTGGCGCTGCTGATCCGGCGCGACTACGCGGAGGCGGGCGTGCCGATGCTGCCGGTGGTCGCGGGCGAGGAGAGCACACGGCGGCACATCCTGCTGTACACGCTGGCGCTGACGATGCTCACGATCCTGCTCTACCTGGCGACGGACAGCCTGGGGCTGGTGTACCTGGTGAGCGCGAGTGTGCTCGGACTGGGGTTCATCGGGTACGCGCTGCGGTTGTTCCGGCAGACCGGGCCCCGGGCGGCTGCGCCGATATACCGGTACTCGCTGCTGTACCTGGCGCTGCTGTTTGCGGTGATCATGGGGGACGGGGCGTTGTAG